In Amycolatopsis methanolica 239, a single genomic region encodes these proteins:
- a CDS encoding alkaline phosphatase family protein, with protein MKPLLVLDVVGMTPRLLRHMPNVAKLAQQGWQAQLDTVLPAVTCSVQSTFLTGRMPSEHGIVGNGWYFRELGEVFLWRQHNKLVEGEKLWETARAEHPGYRAANVCWWYAMGATTDLTVTPRPIYYADGKKAPDCYTRPPQLHDRLTSRLGEFPLFQYWGPTASIASTDWIVGATSAILREDRPDLTLAYLPHLDYDLQRFGPDSPQAIAAARAVDASVAPLLDQARADGVGVVALSEYGLTNAHRPVDVNRLLRREGLLEVYTQDGMEYLDPWTSRVFAVADHQVAHVYVADEADLPRVRDLLTQLSGVDEVLDREAQARYGIDHPRAGEFVVTAEPDAWFTYYYWLDDHRAPDFARGVEIHRKPGYDPAELFFDPADPLVKAKAGLNLVRKKAGLRYAMKTTPLDPAPVRGSHGRLPDSPDDGPVLLCGDAGVPERERLAATDVRDLLLSVQGLKASEGSRR; from the coding sequence GTGAAACCGCTCCTGGTGCTCGACGTCGTGGGGATGACCCCGCGGCTGCTCAGGCACATGCCGAACGTGGCGAAGCTGGCGCAGCAGGGCTGGCAGGCGCAGCTGGACACGGTGCTGCCCGCGGTCACCTGCAGCGTCCAGTCCACGTTCCTGACCGGGCGCATGCCCAGCGAGCACGGCATCGTCGGCAACGGCTGGTACTTCCGTGAGCTCGGCGAGGTCTTCCTGTGGCGCCAGCACAACAAGCTGGTCGAGGGCGAGAAGCTGTGGGAGACCGCGCGGGCCGAGCACCCCGGCTACCGCGCCGCCAACGTGTGCTGGTGGTACGCGATGGGTGCGACCACCGACCTCACCGTCACGCCCCGGCCGATCTACTACGCCGACGGCAAGAAGGCGCCGGACTGCTACACCCGGCCGCCGCAGCTGCACGACCGGCTCACCTCGCGGTTGGGCGAGTTCCCGCTGTTCCAGTACTGGGGCCCGACCGCCTCGATCGCCTCCACCGACTGGATTGTCGGGGCGACCTCGGCGATCCTGCGCGAGGACCGGCCGGACCTGACGCTGGCCTACCTGCCGCACCTGGACTACGACCTGCAGCGGTTCGGCCCGGACTCGCCGCAGGCCATCGCGGCCGCCCGCGCGGTGGACGCGTCCGTCGCGCCGCTGCTCGACCAGGCCAGGGCGGACGGCGTCGGGGTCGTGGCGCTGAGCGAGTACGGCCTCACCAACGCGCACCGGCCGGTCGACGTCAACCGGCTGCTGCGCCGCGAGGGCCTGCTGGAGGTCTACACGCAGGACGGCATGGAGTACCTCGACCCGTGGACCTCGCGGGTGTTCGCCGTCGCCGACCACCAGGTGGCCCACGTCTACGTGGCCGACGAGGCGGACCTGCCGCGGGTGCGCGACCTGCTCACCCAACTGTCCGGTGTGGACGAGGTGCTGGACCGGGAAGCCCAGGCGCGGTACGGCATCGACCACCCGCGGGCGGGCGAGTTCGTGGTGACCGCGGAGCCGGACGCGTGGTTCACCTACTACTACTGGCTCGACGACCACCGCGCGCCGGACTTCGCGCGTGGCGTCGAGATCCACCGCAAGCCCGGGTACGACCCGGCCGAGCTGTTCTTCGACCCGGCCGATCCGCTGGTCAAGGCCAAGGCGGGGCTGAACCTGGTGCGCAAGAAGGCCGGCCTGCGGTACGCGATGAAGACCACGCCGCTGGACCCGGCGCCGGTGCGCGGCTCGCACGGACGGCTGCCCGACTCGCCGGACGACGGGCCGGTGCTGCTGTGCGGGGACGCGGGCGTGCCGGAGCGGGAGCGGCTGGCCGCCACCGACGTCCGGGACCTGCTGCTGAGTGTGCAAGGACTGAAGGCGAGCGAAGGGAGCCGGCGATGA
- a CDS encoding sugar phosphate isomerase/epimerase family protein has product MSRPVTLFTGQWADLPFEEVCRLASQWGYDGLEIACSGDHFEVDRALAEDDYVAGRHKILASYGLNVWAISNHLVGQAVCDDPIDERHRNILPARVWGDGEPEGVRQRAAAEMADSARAAAKLGVDTVIGFTGSKIWKYVAMFPPVSQEVIDDGYADFAARWNPILDVFDEVGVRFAHEVHPSEIAYDYWTTRRALDAVGNRPAFGLNWDPSHFVWQDLDPVGFILDFADRIYHVDCKDTKKRFDGRNGRLGSHLAWADARRGWDFVSTGHGDVPWEECFRALNSIGYRGPISVEWEDAGMDRLRGAEEAVGFIRNLLWDKPSAAFDAAFSTEK; this is encoded by the coding sequence ATGAGCCGTCCGGTCACGTTGTTCACCGGCCAGTGGGCCGATCTGCCGTTCGAGGAGGTGTGCCGGCTCGCGTCGCAGTGGGGCTACGACGGGCTGGAGATCGCGTGCAGCGGCGACCACTTCGAGGTCGACCGCGCGCTCGCCGAAGACGACTACGTGGCGGGACGGCACAAGATCCTGGCGTCCTACGGCCTCAACGTGTGGGCGATCTCGAACCACCTGGTCGGGCAGGCGGTGTGCGACGACCCGATCGACGAGCGGCACCGCAACATCCTGCCCGCCCGCGTCTGGGGCGACGGCGAGCCCGAAGGCGTGCGGCAGCGGGCCGCCGCGGAGATGGCCGATAGCGCCCGTGCCGCGGCGAAGCTCGGCGTGGACACCGTCATCGGCTTCACCGGGTCGAAGATCTGGAAGTACGTGGCGATGTTCCCGCCGGTGTCGCAGGAAGTCATCGACGACGGGTACGCCGACTTCGCCGCACGCTGGAACCCGATCCTCGACGTGTTCGACGAGGTCGGGGTGCGGTTCGCGCACGAGGTGCACCCGTCGGAGATCGCCTACGACTACTGGACGACCCGCCGGGCGCTGGACGCGGTCGGCAACCGCCCGGCGTTCGGGCTGAACTGGGACCCGTCGCACTTCGTGTGGCAGGACCTGGACCCGGTCGGGTTCATCCTGGACTTCGCCGACCGGATCTACCACGTCGACTGCAAGGACACGAAGAAGCGGTTCGACGGCCGCAACGGGCGGCTTGGCTCGCACCTGGCGTGGGCGGACGCGCGCCGCGGCTGGGACTTCGTGTCCACCGGCCACGGCGACGTGCCGTGGGAGGAGTGCTTCCGCGCCCTCAACTCGATCGGCTACCGCGGGCCGATCTCGGTGGAGTGGGAGGACGCCGGCATGGACCGCCTGCGCGGGGCGGAGGAAGCGGTCGGCTTCATCCGCAACCTGCTGTGGGACAAGCCGTCGGCGGCCTTCGACGCCGCCTTCAGCACCGAGAAGTGA
- a CDS encoding 1-aminocyclopropane-1-carboxylate deaminase yields the protein MSLDDFERYPLLFGPSPVHRLDRLTAHLGGAAVWAKREDCNSGIAFGGNKTRKLEYLVADAIAQGCDTLVSIGGVQSNHTRQVAAVAARAGLKCVLVQESWVDWPDAVYDKVGNILISRLAGAEVRLVKAGFGIGFKESWEQALDEIRERGGKPYAIPAGASDHRLGGLGFARWAAEVAEQERELGVHFDTIIVCSVTGSTQAGMIAGFAALDEDRPRRILGIDGSAKPKVTRDQIARIARNTASLLGVEPELDVELDERYHAGIYGIPDEQTLDAMKLAARTEGMVTDPVYEGKSMAGLIDLVSRKEIPAGSTVLYAHLGGQPALNGYSALFS from the coding sequence ATGTCCCTGGACGACTTCGAGCGGTATCCGCTGCTCTTCGGCCCCTCGCCGGTGCACCGGCTGGACCGGCTGACCGCCCACCTCGGCGGCGCCGCCGTGTGGGCCAAGCGCGAGGACTGCAACTCCGGCATCGCCTTCGGCGGCAACAAGACCCGCAAGCTCGAGTACCTCGTCGCGGACGCGATCGCCCAGGGGTGCGACACCCTGGTGTCCATCGGCGGCGTCCAGTCGAACCACACCCGCCAGGTCGCGGCCGTCGCGGCGCGGGCCGGGCTCAAGTGCGTGCTGGTGCAGGAGAGCTGGGTCGACTGGCCGGACGCCGTCTACGACAAGGTCGGCAACATCCTGATCAGCCGCCTGGCAGGCGCCGAGGTGCGGCTGGTCAAGGCCGGGTTCGGCATCGGGTTCAAGGAGAGCTGGGAGCAGGCCCTCGACGAGATCCGCGAGCGCGGCGGCAAGCCGTACGCGATCCCGGCCGGCGCCTCCGACCACCGGCTCGGCGGGCTCGGCTTCGCCCGGTGGGCCGCCGAGGTCGCCGAGCAGGAGCGCGAGCTGGGCGTCCACTTCGACACCATCATCGTCTGCTCGGTCACCGGCTCCACGCAAGCCGGCATGATCGCCGGGTTCGCCGCGCTGGACGAGGACCGGCCGCGCCGCATCCTGGGCATCGACGGCTCCGCCAAGCCGAAGGTGACCCGCGACCAGATCGCCCGGATCGCGCGGAACACCGCGTCGCTGCTCGGCGTCGAGCCGGAGCTGGACGTCGAGCTGGACGAGCGCTACCACGCCGGCATCTACGGCATCCCCGACGAGCAGACCCTGGACGCGATGAAACTCGCCGCCCGCACCGAGGGCATGGTCACCGACCCCGTGTACGAGGGCAAGTCCATGGCCGGGCTCATCGACCTGGTGTCGCGCAAGGAAATCCCGGCCGGCTCGACCGTGCTGTACGCGCACCTCGGCGGCCAGCCCGCGCTCAACGGCTACAGCGCGCTGTTCAGCTGA
- a CDS encoding GntR family transcriptional regulator, whose amino-acid sequence MRRTLLRETAHQVIRDAIVRGDLAPGSVVRDADLAEELGLSRAPVRDALARLADEGLIETKPQSHTRVTPLLSRDVRDAAAVVRAMHELAARTAVPRLSDADCDAMAAANDRFAAAARAVDVDGALRADDELHDVLVRACGNRAVAATIDRYTPLIRRLERIRFGEGAGHQSVELHERLIEACRARDAATATAVTTEIWRELEDLTD is encoded by the coding sequence GTGCGGCGGACGTTGCTGCGGGAAACCGCGCACCAGGTCATCCGGGATGCGATCGTGCGTGGTGATCTCGCGCCGGGCAGCGTGGTGCGCGACGCCGACCTGGCCGAGGAGCTGGGCCTGTCACGCGCGCCGGTGCGTGACGCGCTGGCCCGGCTGGCCGACGAGGGCCTGATCGAGACCAAGCCGCAGAGCCACACGCGCGTCACGCCGCTGCTGTCGCGGGACGTGCGCGACGCGGCGGCGGTGGTGCGGGCGATGCACGAACTGGCGGCGCGCACCGCGGTTCCGCGGCTGAGCGACGCGGACTGCGACGCGATGGCGGCCGCCAACGACCGCTTCGCCGCCGCGGCCCGCGCCGTGGACGTCGACGGAGCCCTGCGCGCGGACGACGAACTGCACGACGTGCTGGTGCGCGCCTGCGGAAACCGCGCGGTCGCCGCGACGATCGACCGCTACACGCCGCTGATCCGCCGCCTGGAGCGGATCCGGTTCGGCGAGGGGGCCGGGCACCAGTCCGTGGAGCTGCACGAGCGGCTCATCGAGGCCTGCCGCGCCCGCGACGCCGCCACGGCCACCGCGGTGACCACCGAGATCTGGCGGGAGCTGGAGGACCTCACCGACTGA
- a CDS encoding AI-2E family transporter: MRRGPDELVGQPRDAISGPVADAEAVAERISSEDRPLGPPGKPMNKRSPFFTGMAAAAGRPVTAGAVWFLFIASGTLVLIGVALFAAIGLEPVASWLVRRGLPRPLAVTVIVVGGLGPAAGSFAALIPPLVDQAVRFIDQTPEYLARLGDRSSWLGQVSARFDLQRRLQSTFSDPDPALVNGLLGSGRTVLGTLTDTLIVVVLTIYFLADFPRLHATIYRFVPHTRRPRAILIGDVIFAKGGSYVLGNVVISIIAGVLGFIWFTIFGIPYPVLLALLLAVLDLIPVIGAIIAGVVVSLAARTVSWPVCLATVGFFVVYRFVEDYLLTPKIIGRFVDVPALVTVVAVVLGWVLLGIVGALVAIPVAAAVLLFVREIVFHRMDHS, from the coding sequence ATGCGGAGGGGGCCAGACGAACTGGTCGGCCAGCCCCGTGACGCCATCAGCGGCCCGGTCGCCGACGCCGAAGCCGTCGCCGAGCGCATCAGCAGCGAGGACCGCCCGCTGGGCCCGCCCGGCAAACCGATGAACAAACGCTCGCCGTTCTTCACGGGCATGGCCGCGGCCGCCGGGCGGCCCGTCACCGCGGGCGCCGTCTGGTTCCTGTTCATCGCCAGCGGCACGCTCGTGCTCATCGGCGTCGCCCTGTTCGCCGCGATCGGCCTGGAACCGGTCGCGTCCTGGCTCGTCCGGCGTGGCCTGCCGCGGCCGCTGGCGGTCACGGTGATCGTGGTCGGCGGGCTGGGGCCGGCCGCAGGGTCCTTCGCCGCGCTCATCCCGCCGCTGGTCGACCAGGCCGTCCGGTTCATCGACCAGACGCCGGAGTACCTGGCGCGGCTGGGCGACCGCAGTTCGTGGCTCGGCCAGGTCAGCGCGCGGTTCGACCTGCAGCGACGACTGCAGAGCACGTTCAGCGACCCCGACCCCGCCCTGGTCAACGGGCTTCTCGGCAGTGGCCGCACGGTGCTGGGCACGCTCACCGACACCCTGATCGTGGTGGTCCTGACCATCTACTTCCTCGCCGACTTCCCGCGGCTGCACGCCACGATCTACCGCTTCGTCCCGCACACCCGGCGCCCGCGGGCGATCCTCATCGGCGACGTGATCTTCGCCAAGGGCGGCTCCTACGTGCTGGGCAACGTGGTCATCTCGATCATCGCCGGGGTGCTGGGGTTCATCTGGTTCACGATCTTCGGCATCCCGTACCCGGTGCTGCTGGCGCTGCTGCTCGCGGTGCTCGACCTGATCCCGGTGATCGGCGCGATCATCGCCGGGGTCGTCGTGAGCCTGGCCGCGCGGACCGTGTCCTGGCCGGTGTGCCTGGCCACCGTCGGGTTCTTCGTCGTCTACCGGTTCGTCGAGGACTACCTGCTGACCCCGAAGATCATCGGCCGGTTCGTCGACGTGCCCGCGCTGGTCACGGTCGTCGCGGTGGTGCTGGGCTGGGTGCTGCTGGGCATCGTCGGCGCGCTGGTCGCCATCCCGGTGGCCGCCGCGGTGCTGTTGTTCGTGCGGGAGATCGTGTTCCACCGCATGGATCACAGCTGA
- a CDS encoding biotin transporter BioY: MSRPVLPAGDLARTVVFAAFIAVLGLFPGLYVGGSGVPIVLQNAGPLLAGCVLGARRGTASVVLFLALTAIGLPLLSGGRGGIAPFIGPSGGFLIGWIFSALVVGLIVARLKRPNVPVLLLAAAAGVVADYVFGITYLGIYTGDLGAAAAQSLVFLPGDAAKVVAVALIGAVVHRALPGKLVGSASRSE; the protein is encoded by the coding sequence GTGTCCCGCCCCGTCCTTCCCGCAGGCGACCTCGCCCGCACCGTCGTCTTCGCCGCGTTCATCGCCGTGCTCGGGCTCTTCCCCGGCCTCTACGTCGGTGGTTCCGGCGTGCCGATCGTGCTGCAGAACGCCGGTCCGCTGCTGGCCGGCTGCGTGCTGGGGGCGCGCCGCGGCACGGCCTCGGTCGTGTTGTTCCTGGCGCTCACCGCGATTGGCCTGCCGCTGCTGTCCGGCGGACGCGGCGGGATCGCGCCGTTCATCGGGCCCAGCGGCGGGTTCCTGATCGGCTGGATCTTCTCGGCGCTGGTGGTGGGGCTGATCGTGGCGCGGCTGAAGCGCCCCAACGTGCCGGTGCTGCTGCTCGCCGCCGCCGCCGGCGTGGTCGCCGACTACGTCTTCGGCATCACCTACCTCGGCATCTACACCGGTGACCTGGGCGCTGCCGCCGCGCAGTCGCTGGTGTTCCTGCCCGGCGACGCGGCCAAGGTCGTCGCGGTCGCCCTGATCGGCGCCGTCGTGCACCGCGCGCTGCCCGGCAAGCTCGTGGGATCGGCGTCGCGGAGCGAGTGA
- a CDS encoding class I adenylate-forming enzyme family protein: protein MDPDGRANGAARWLAGRGIGEGARVALDVPDVLPWFLGTDLLGAASLVIEPVWTPAERAAVLADARPDLVVTAAAPPPAEPVERAGDGETFFYLPTTSGSSGSPKVLVRTRDSWLRSFAALGPLPGPVLIPGPLSSSLFLFGALHARWCARPVVTLPRWDAEAAARTEAATVHLVPAMLSALLAVLERRGGRCALRTVVCGGAHVGDELRDRFARVLPEAELIEYYGSAEHSLIAIRRGAGGLRPVPGVELDVRDGVLWVRSPLACAGQLRDGDLRAAGDWTTVGDLVEFDASGALVVRGRAGAVLSSGGRLVPAEEVEAVLRTVPGVVDVLVTGTPHPRLGELVTAVVEGSPRPGELRAVARDRLSPANRPRRWLAVESLPRTASGKPARALVTAGLADGTLPVEPLR from the coding sequence ATGGACCCGGACGGCCGGGCGAACGGCGCGGCCCGGTGGCTCGCCGGCCGCGGGATCGGCGAAGGCGCGCGGGTCGCGCTCGACGTGCCCGACGTGCTGCCGTGGTTCCTGGGCACGGATCTGCTGGGTGCCGCGTCGCTGGTGATCGAGCCGGTCTGGACACCGGCCGAGCGGGCCGCCGTGCTCGCCGACGCTCGCCCGGACCTGGTGGTCACCGCTGCGGCCCCGCCGCCTGCCGAACCGGTCGAGCGGGCCGGTGACGGGGAGACGTTCTTCTACTTGCCGACGACCTCGGGCAGCAGCGGCAGCCCGAAGGTCCTGGTGCGCACGCGCGACTCGTGGCTGCGCAGCTTCGCCGCGCTCGGCCCGCTGCCTGGTCCGGTTCTGATCCCGGGGCCGCTGAGTTCGTCGTTGTTCCTGTTCGGCGCGCTGCACGCGCGGTGGTGCGCCCGTCCCGTGGTCACCCTGCCGCGCTGGGACGCCGAGGCCGCGGCCCGGACGGAGGCCGCCACCGTGCACCTGGTGCCGGCGATGCTGTCCGCGCTGCTCGCGGTGCTGGAACGGCGGGGCGGGCGGTGCGCGTTGCGGACGGTGGTGTGCGGCGGGGCGCACGTCGGCGACGAGCTGCGTGACCGCTTCGCGCGAGTGCTGCCGGAAGCCGAGCTGATCGAGTACTACGGCTCGGCGGAGCATTCGCTGATCGCGATCCGGCGTGGCGCTGGAGGACTGAGGCCGGTGCCCGGGGTGGAGCTGGACGTGCGTGACGGGGTGCTGTGGGTGCGGTCGCCGCTGGCCTGCGCCGGGCAGCTCCGCGACGGTGACCTGCGCGCGGCCGGGGACTGGACGACGGTGGGCGACCTCGTCGAGTTCGACGCCTCCGGCGCGCTGGTCGTGCGGGGCCGGGCGGGTGCCGTGCTCTCCAGCGGCGGGCGGCTGGTGCCTGCCGAGGAGGTCGAGGCCGTACTGCGGACCGTGCCCGGGGTGGTGGACGTGCTGGTCACCGGCACCCCGCACCCCCGCCTGGGCGAGCTGGTGACCGCGGTGGTGGAAGGTTCGCCCCGGCCGGGTGAGCTGCGGGCGGTCGCCCGGGACCGGCTGTCGCCCGCCAACCGCCCACGGCGCTGGCTGGCGGTCGAATCGCTGCCCCGCACGGCGTCCGGGAAGCCGGCGCGGGCGCTCGTCACCGCGGGGCTCGCGGACGGGACGCTGCCCGTGGAGCCGTTGCGGTGA
- a CDS encoding thiolase family protein encodes MTTPVVIAARRTAIGNAFGALRGVPVDELAAPVLRAALDDAGLSTVDDVVLGNVFGPGGNPARVAALRAGLAVPGVTVDRQCASGLAAITLAAAMIRAGEGEVFLAGGVESASTAPFRAWRVDGSSEPGEFYTRAPFAPAEIGDPDMGPAADLVAAEAGISRQRQDAFAARSHARAVAAQRAGRFDAEIVPVAGVVRDERPRDGFTEARLARFRPAFTPDGTATAANSCGINDGAAAVLIVSERVQRRLGVPGLRLAASATSAVDPNRLGLGAVPAMRRVLDRRPDVVEFNEAFAGQALACLDAAGIDEEVVSPDGGAIALGHPWGASGAVLVVRLFGTLVRRRAGSCGLAALSAGGGVGVATWWETG; translated from the coding sequence ATGACCACGCCCGTTGTGATCGCCGCGCGGCGGACCGCCATCGGCAACGCGTTCGGCGCCCTGCGCGGGGTGCCGGTCGACGAGCTGGCCGCGCCTGTGCTGCGGGCCGCCCTGGACGACGCCGGTCTGTCCACAGTGGATGACGTGGTGCTGGGGAATGTGTTCGGGCCGGGCGGGAACCCCGCGCGGGTCGCCGCGTTGCGGGCGGGTCTCGCGGTGCCCGGGGTGACCGTCGACCGGCAGTGCGCGAGCGGGCTGGCCGCCATCACGCTGGCGGCGGCGATGATCCGCGCCGGTGAGGGCGAGGTGTTCCTCGCGGGCGGGGTGGAGAGCGCCTCGACCGCGCCGTTCCGCGCCTGGCGGGTGGACGGGAGCAGCGAACCGGGCGAGTTCTACACCAGGGCGCCGTTCGCGCCGGCGGAGATCGGCGACCCGGACATGGGTCCGGCGGCCGACCTGGTCGCCGCGGAGGCCGGGATCTCGCGGCAGCGGCAGGACGCCTTCGCCGCACGCAGCCACGCCCGCGCGGTCGCGGCGCAGCGGGCGGGCCGGTTCGACGCCGAGATCGTGCCCGTGGCCGGGGTGGTGCGGGACGAGCGGCCGCGCGACGGCTTCACCGAGGCGCGGCTGGCGCGGTTCCGGCCCGCGTTCACCCCGGACGGCACCGCGACGGCAGCGAACTCGTGCGGGATCAACGACGGCGCGGCGGCGGTGCTGATCGTGAGCGAGCGGGTGCAGCGGCGGCTCGGGGTGCCGGGGCTGCGGCTGGCCGCGTCGGCGACCTCGGCGGTGGACCCGAACCGGCTCGGGCTGGGCGCGGTGCCCGCCATGCGGCGCGTGCTGGACCGGCGGCCGGACGTGGTCGAGTTCAACGAGGCGTTCGCCGGGCAGGCGCTGGCGTGCCTGGACGCGGCCGGGATCGACGAGGAGGTCGTGAGCCCGGACGGCGGGGCGATCGCGCTGGGGCACCCGTGGGGAGCGTCGGGCGCCGTGCTGGTCGTGCGGCTGTTCGGCACACTGGTGCGGCGGCGGGCCGGGTCGTGCGGGCTGGCCGCGCTGTCCGCAGGCGGCGGGGTGGGTGTGGCGACCTGGTGGGAGACGGGATGA
- a CDS encoding energy-coupling factor ABC transporter ATP-binding protein, with translation MIEFEGVGHAYGSRVVLSDVDLRIPERRVAFVGANGSGKSTLARMINGLVAPTEGRVLVDGLDPVREGRAVRQRVGFLFTNPDSQIVMPTAGEDVAFSLRRSGLSKAERAGRAAEVLARYGLGDYADHPAHQLSGGQKQLLALCAMLVLEPDILVCDEPTTLLDLRNKRRFAETLDGLPQQVVLVTHDLELLGGFDRVVVLDAGRVVADDAPGPALARYRKLVA, from the coding sequence ATGATCGAGTTCGAGGGCGTCGGGCACGCGTACGGCTCGCGGGTCGTGCTGTCCGATGTGGACTTGCGCATCCCGGAGCGGCGGGTGGCGTTCGTGGGCGCCAACGGTTCCGGGAAGTCCACGCTGGCGCGCATGATCAACGGGCTGGTGGCGCCCACGGAAGGCCGCGTCCTGGTCGACGGCCTGGACCCGGTGCGCGAGGGCCGGGCGGTGCGCCAACGGGTCGGGTTCCTGTTCACCAACCCGGACAGCCAGATCGTGATGCCCACCGCCGGTGAGGACGTCGCGTTTTCACTGCGCCGGAGCGGGCTGTCCAAAGCGGAGCGCGCCGGGCGGGCCGCGGAGGTCCTGGCGCGCTACGGTCTCGGCGACTACGCGGACCACCCGGCGCACCAGTTGTCCGGCGGGCAGAAGCAGTTGCTGGCGCTGTGCGCGATGCTGGTGCTCGAGCCGGACATCCTGGTCTGCGACGAGCCGACGACGCTGCTGGACCTGCGCAACAAGCGGCGGTTCGCCGAGACGCTGGACGGGCTGCCGCAGCAGGTGGTCCTGGTGACGCACGACCTGGAGCTGCTCGGCGGCTTCGACCGGGTCGTGGTGCTGGACGCGGGCCGGGTGGTGGCGGACGACGCGCCCGGGCCGGCGCTGGCGCGGTACCGGAAGCTGGTCGCGTGA
- a CDS encoding energy-coupling factor transporter transmembrane component T family protein, translating into MNAWYEPGTSVLHRTPAGVKFLVLLALAVVIFVLRSPVWLGVLCAAAVAGYAVARVSWRRCWGLLRSLGLLVAVVFALQWWLLGLEPAVVVCLRIVAALAAANLVTVTTRVDDLVAAIERGLGPLRRFGVRPERLGLLVGLTLQAVATLTGIAGEVREAAKARGADRSVVALTVPFLVRTLRHADELGEALAARGEGDR; encoded by the coding sequence GTGAACGCCTGGTACGAGCCGGGCACGAGCGTCCTGCACCGCACCCCGGCAGGGGTGAAGTTCCTGGTGCTGCTGGCGCTCGCCGTGGTGATCTTCGTGTTGCGGTCGCCGGTGTGGCTCGGGGTGCTGTGCGCCGCCGCGGTGGCCGGTTACGCGGTCGCGCGGGTGTCCTGGCGGCGGTGCTGGGGGCTGTTGCGGTCGCTGGGGCTGCTCGTCGCGGTGGTGTTCGCGTTGCAGTGGTGGCTGCTCGGGCTGGAGCCCGCGGTCGTGGTGTGCCTGCGGATCGTCGCCGCGCTCGCCGCCGCGAACCTGGTGACGGTCACGACCCGCGTCGACGACCTGGTGGCCGCGATCGAGCGCGGGCTGGGCCCGTTGCGGCGGTTCGGGGTGCGGCCGGAGCGGCTCGGGTTGCTGGTCGGGTTGACGCTGCAGGCCGTGGCGACGCTGACCGGGATCGCGGGCGAGGTCCGGGAGGCGGCCAAGGCGCGTGGCGCGGACCGGTCGGTGGTCGCATTGACCGTCCCGTTCCTGGTCCGGACGTTGCGGCATGCCGACGAGCTGGGGGAGGCCCTCGCCGCGCGCGGTGAGGGTGATCGCTGA